In a single window of the Caulobacter soli genome:
- a CDS encoding recombinase family protein has translation MAPRKIGYARISNELQSLEPQLRALRDAGFDEVFSDTGEGWPEPCPGLISALAQLREGDTFAILEGGRLARDEADLLDLVLDLIDRKIELQTLKCPEEAAVLKFKAAESTFTEG, from the coding sequence ATGGCACCACGAAAGATCGGTTACGCACGGATCTCAAACGAGCTTCAATCGCTTGAACCGCAGCTGCGCGCACTGCGCGATGCCGGATTTGATGAGGTATTTTCCGATACGGGGGAAGGATGGCCAGAGCCGTGTCCGGGCCTCATATCGGCGCTAGCGCAACTTCGGGAAGGCGACACCTTTGCAATCCTCGAAGGCGGACGACTAGCGAGAGATGAAGCAGATCTTCTTGACTTGGTATTGGATCTCATCGACCGAAAGATAGAACTTCAGACTCTGAAGTGCCCTGAAGAGGCCGCTGTGCTGAAATTCAAAGCCGCCGAATCTACTTTCACCGAGGGCTGA
- a CDS encoding MucR family transcriptional regulator: MAENADTITLTVEVVSAFVGNNTVAVADLPALIKATYAALSGIGAPETPEAEAVSKPTAGQIRKSITPDALISFEDGKPYKTLKRHLTTHGMTVAEYKAKWGLPNDYPTTAPAYSEARSAMAKALGLGQGGRKAKAPAKATRAKKA, translated from the coding sequence ATGGCGGAAAATGCCGACACCATCACCCTAACCGTCGAGGTTGTTTCCGCTTTCGTTGGAAACAACACCGTTGCCGTCGCCGATCTTCCAGCGCTCATCAAGGCGACATACGCGGCTCTGTCAGGCATCGGCGCCCCTGAGACGCCGGAGGCTGAGGCTGTGTCCAAGCCGACCGCTGGCCAAATCAGGAAGTCGATCACACCGGATGCGCTCATCAGCTTCGAGGACGGCAAGCCGTACAAAACCCTAAAGCGACACTTGACCACGCACGGCATGACCGTAGCGGAGTACAAGGCGAAATGGGGATTGCCGAACGACTACCCGACGACCGCCCCCGCCTATAGCGAAGCCCGTTCGGCGATGGCTAAAGCGCTCGGCCTTGGTCAAGGCGGCCGAAAGGCAAAGGCTCCGGCGAAAGCCACTCGGGCGAAGAAGGCCTAG
- a CDS encoding relaxase/mobilization nuclease domain-containing protein, with protein sequence MILQASKRGGGTELGRHLTNQRDNEHVEVHEVRGFMSETVMGAMKEVQAMSLGTKCRQYLFSLSLSPPQAESVRAEVFETAIDQIEERLGLTGQPRMVVFHEKEGRRHAHCVWSRIDANTMTARDLPFFKMKLRDVSKQLYLENGWQMPRGFVDSKLRDPRNFSLAEYQQASRAGLDAKAVKATVQECWAVSADSQAFGKELETRGLFLAKGDRRGHVIMTHEGEVFALSRMVDKKAKEVVAKLGEPDSLRSVDETRQHIVQTMTPRLQSHIREAKRIAANQMKPLLEKRQDLQTRHAQEREKLDEGQRRRHQTETRERAMRIAKGFRGLWDRISGEHAKIKKQNEVEAFFGLQRDRDQRHALIEAQMVERRTLQADIVEARHRHARQVLLLYKDAAQYRDMQRVESEPSREFNRAASNHTERADRGRDPAPRPKGRGLELG encoded by the coding sequence ATGATCCTTCAGGCATCGAAAAGGGGCGGAGGAACTGAACTAGGGCGTCATCTCACCAACCAGCGCGACAACGAGCATGTGGAAGTCCACGAGGTGCGCGGCTTCATGTCGGAAACCGTCATGGGAGCCATGAAGGAAGTCCAAGCCATGTCGCTTGGGACCAAGTGCCGCCAGTACCTGTTTTCGCTGTCCTTAAGCCCGCCACAGGCCGAAAGCGTCCGCGCCGAAGTTTTCGAAACGGCGATTGACCAGATTGAAGAGCGGTTGGGCCTGACAGGACAGCCGCGAATGGTGGTCTTCCACGAAAAGGAAGGCCGTCGTCACGCGCATTGTGTCTGGTCGCGGATTGACGCCAACACCATGACGGCGCGGGATCTGCCGTTCTTCAAAATGAAGCTGCGCGATGTTTCCAAACAGCTCTACCTCGAAAACGGCTGGCAAATGCCGCGCGGGTTCGTGGATTCCAAGCTGCGCGATCCGCGCAATTTTTCCCTCGCCGAGTATCAGCAAGCCTCCCGCGCCGGACTCGACGCCAAGGCGGTGAAAGCCACGGTTCAGGAGTGCTGGGCCGTATCGGCGGATTCACAGGCGTTTGGCAAAGAGCTTGAGACCCGTGGCCTGTTTCTCGCCAAGGGCGACAGGCGCGGCCATGTGATCATGACGCATGAAGGCGAAGTTTTCGCCCTGTCGCGCATGGTGGACAAGAAGGCCAAGGAAGTTGTCGCCAAGCTCGGTGAACCTGACAGCCTGCGCTCGGTTGATGAGACACGTCAGCACATCGTGCAAACGATGACGCCGCGCCTGCAAAGCCATATCCGCGAAGCCAAACGGATTGCCGCCAACCAGATGAAACCGCTGCTGGAGAAACGGCAGGACCTCCAGACGCGTCACGCCCAAGAACGTGAAAAGCTGGATGAGGGGCAGCGCCGCCGTCATCAGACCGAAACCCGTGAACGCGCCATGCGGATCGCGAAAGGGTTTCGGGGTCTGTGGGATCGGATCTCCGGCGAACATGCCAAGATCAAAAAGCAAAACGAGGTCGAGGCATTTTTCGGCCTGCAACGGGACCGGGATCAACGCCATGCCCTTATCGAGGCGCAGATGGTGGAACGCCGGACACTTCAAGCCGACATCGTTGAAGCCAGACACCGCCATGCCCGGCAAGTGCTGCTTCTCTACAAGGATGCCGCCCAATACCGCGACATGCAGCGCGTGGAATCCGAACCATCGCGGGAATTCAACCGCGCTGCCTCCAATCACACCGAACGCGCCGACCGTGGCCGTGATCCCGCGCCAAGGCCAAAAGGCCGGGGGCTGGAACTCGGGTAA
- the mobC gene encoding plasmid mobilization relaxosome protein MobC: MRLTHEERARLERDAVGMALGAYIKWRVFNPDKPPPRVRGKAPVKDHLALTKLMGLLGQSRIANNLNQLARGANTGTLPVTEETEAALLEAVRDVAELRRLLIAALGLGDEL, encoded by the coding sequence GTGCGTTTGACGCACGAAGAGCGGGCGCGTCTTGAGCGTGACGCCGTGGGAATGGCTCTAGGCGCTTACATTAAATGGCGGGTGTTCAATCCTGACAAACCTCCGCCGCGTGTGCGCGGCAAAGCCCCGGTCAAAGATCATCTGGCACTGACGAAGCTGATGGGCCTTCTCGGTCAATCACGCATCGCCAACAATCTGAACCAACTGGCAAGGGGTGCGAATACCGGAACCCTGCCCGTCACCGAGGAGACGGAAGCCGCCCTGCTGGAAGCCGTGCGCGATGTCGCCGAACTTCGCCGCCTGTTGATCGCCGCTCTCGGTCTGGGAGATGAGCTATGA
- a CDS encoding N-acetylmuramoyl-L-alanine amidase family protein, translated as MTAPASRRRLLGASLAVLAMGRAASAAARPLLPAVTRIRLGDDMSRTRVVLESDMPLQEVSAEVVDGLVLDLSFGAVAKVEMTGAGRGLVSQWDFDSDPKGFRDRPRLRLALSGPAEIKARFSLPPTEGAPGYRYVIDLVASRKSPRPLIVIDAGHGGHDTGALGFSHREKDLTLAAALVLAAGLRQSGAYRVVLTREDDTFVALSDRLVIAQAAQPDLFLSLHADSSPNCNVCGASAYTLSDSGTARAARGVSRRASFLRTAAPRQDDNDVDAMLVDLGQRFARNCSARFAAGLLDRLGAVGPLVARSHREAGFMVLLSPQIPSVLLEMGFMTNRLDEDRLADPRRIAQMATAARLAVDDYFAAPRDFASRDVAIVRSR; from the coding sequence GTGACCGCCCCGGCCTCGCGCCGCCGCCTGCTGGGTGCGAGCCTGGCGGTCCTGGCGATGGGCCGCGCCGCAAGCGCGGCCGCGCGACCGCTGCTTCCCGCGGTGACGCGGATCAGATTGGGCGACGACATGTCGCGCACCCGGGTCGTGCTCGAATCCGACATGCCGCTTCAGGAAGTCTCGGCGGAAGTCGTCGACGGTCTGGTCCTGGACCTGTCGTTCGGCGCGGTGGCCAAGGTCGAGATGACCGGCGCCGGACGCGGCCTGGTCTCGCAATGGGATTTCGACTCGGACCCGAAGGGGTTTCGCGATCGTCCCAGGCTGCGCCTGGCCCTGAGCGGACCGGCCGAAATCAAGGCGCGCTTTTCGCTGCCGCCAACCGAGGGGGCCCCCGGCTATCGCTATGTGATCGACCTCGTCGCGTCGCGAAAGTCGCCGCGACCGCTGATCGTCATCGACGCGGGCCATGGGGGCCACGACACCGGCGCGCTGGGTTTCTCGCATAGAGAGAAGGATCTCACCCTCGCCGCCGCCCTCGTGCTGGCGGCCGGGCTGCGCCAGTCGGGCGCCTATCGCGTGGTCCTGACCCGGGAGGACGACACCTTCGTCGCCCTGAGCGACCGTCTGGTCATCGCCCAGGCGGCCCAGCCTGATCTGTTCCTGTCCCTGCACGCCGACTCCTCGCCGAACTGCAATGTCTGCGGGGCTTCGGCCTACACGCTGTCGGACAGCGGCACGGCGCGGGCGGCGCGCGGCGTTTCCCGGCGCGCCAGCTTCCTGCGGACCGCCGCGCCGCGTCAGGACGACAACGACGTCGACGCCATGCTGGTGGACCTGGGACAGCGCTTCGCCCGCAACTGTTCGGCCCGTTTCGCCGCCGGCTTGCTGGACCGCCTGGGCGCGGTCGGGCCGCTGGTGGCGCGCAGCCACCGGGAGGCCGGCTTCATGGTGTTGCTGTCACCCCAGATCCCGTCGGTCCTGCTCGAAATGGGCTTCATGACCAATCGCCTGGACGAAGACCGCCTCGCCGATCCGCGAAGGATCGCGCAGATGGCGACGGCCGCGCGCCTGGCCGTCGACGACTACTTCGCAGCCCCCCGCGATTTCGCGTCCCGCGACGTCGCCATCGTCAGGAGCCGATAA
- a CDS encoding OmpA family protein has protein sequence MKIRLLAGVATLALCAASGASAQSALSGWYVAGDVGYHWADGVKANSSTTASEWTFSPDDDWAGFGRIGYKLTPNWRVEGEYGYRSGDMSNVRGSATPAGLCTPGIQRTTAAPTCGDVDGSLKASTLFANVIYDFMPDSSWRPFIGAGIGTAWVHNKVYGQLASVPAGAAAFQNTSIDDVDQALAWQGILGIAWDFAPNWSLDLTGRYLQTDDLQWGSVTSNVGGAGRGGAVTDVGTFEGKYKDSSVTLGIRYTFGSPPPPPPPPPPPPPPPPPPPPEAPPPPPPPPAYEAREFVVYFPFDQYVLTPEAQAVVSQAADYAKGGNATKITVVGHTDTSGSPKYNAKLSERRAKAVADALVGAGVQATTLAVDWKGESEPAVATGDGVKEPLNRRSTISINF, from the coding sequence ATGAAAATCCGGTTGCTGGCTGGTGTCGCGACGCTTGCGCTTTGCGCCGCGTCGGGCGCCTCCGCCCAAAGCGCATTGAGCGGATGGTACGTCGCCGGCGACGTCGGGTACCATTGGGCCGACGGCGTCAAAGCCAACTCGTCCACCACCGCCTCGGAGTGGACGTTCTCCCCCGATGACGATTGGGCCGGCTTTGGTCGCATCGGCTACAAGCTGACGCCGAACTGGCGCGTCGAAGGCGAGTACGGCTATCGCTCGGGCGACATGTCGAACGTCCGCGGTTCGGCCACGCCGGCGGGGCTCTGCACCCCGGGCATTCAACGCACCACCGCCGCTCCGACCTGCGGCGACGTGGATGGCTCGTTGAAGGCCTCGACGCTGTTCGCCAACGTCATCTATGACTTCATGCCCGACTCCAGCTGGCGTCCGTTCATCGGCGCCGGTATCGGTACGGCCTGGGTCCACAACAAGGTCTACGGTCAGCTGGCCAGCGTTCCGGCCGGCGCCGCCGCCTTCCAGAACACCAGCATCGACGACGTCGACCAGGCCCTGGCCTGGCAAGGCATCCTGGGTATCGCCTGGGACTTCGCGCCGAACTGGTCGCTGGATCTGACCGGCCGTTATCTGCAGACGGACGATCTGCAATGGGGTTCGGTGACCAGCAACGTCGGCGGCGCTGGCCGCGGCGGCGCGGTGACCGACGTCGGCACGTTCGAAGGCAAGTACAAGGACAGCTCGGTGACCCTGGGCATCCGCTACACCTTCGGCTCGCCGCCGCCCCCGCCGCCGCCGCCCCCGCCTCCGCCCCCGCCGCCTCCGCCGCCCCCGCCGGAAGCTCCTCCGCCGCCCCCGCCGCCGCCGGCCTACGAGGCGCGTGAGTTCGTGGTCTACTTCCCGTTCGATCAGTACGTGCTGACGCCGGAAGCCCAGGCCGTGGTCTCGCAAGCGGCTGACTACGCCAAGGGCGGCAACGCCACGAAGATCACCGTGGTTGGCCACACCGACACCTCGGGTTCGCCGAAGTACAACGCCAAGCTCTCCGAGCGCCGCGCCAAGGCCGTCGCCGACGCCCTGGTTGGCGCCGGTGTCCAAGCCACCACCCTGGCGGTGGATTGGAAGGGCGAAAGCGAACCGGCCGTCGCCACTGGCGATGGTGTGAAGGAACCGCTGAACCGCCGTTCCACGATCTCGATCAACTTCTAA
- a CDS encoding DUF6491 family protein produces MQRMVLVLAASAAAVTGLAIAPVQAAPPKTDPAQCFRTARMSNWASVDDRVINVKLQTGAVFQVTLVGACPGLGTYRVLAFDTSFNDQLCNGRPATIITRSGAGPLHCAVQSVRALSPEEAAALPDKQRP; encoded by the coding sequence ATGCAGCGCATGGTCCTCGTCCTCGCCGCCTCGGCGGCCGCCGTGACCGGTCTGGCGATCGCCCCGGTCCAGGCCGCGCCTCCCAAAACCGATCCCGCCCAATGTTTTCGCACCGCGCGGATGTCCAACTGGGCGTCCGTCGACGATCGCGTGATCAATGTGAAACTGCAGACCGGGGCGGTGTTCCAGGTGACCCTGGTGGGCGCCTGTCCGGGGCTGGGGACCTATCGCGTGCTGGCCTTCGACACCAGCTTCAACGACCAGCTGTGCAACGGCCGCCCCGCCACCATCATCACCCGCAGCGGCGCGGGTCCGCTGCACTGCGCGGTGCAATCGGTTCGCGCCCTCTCGCCCGAGGAAGCCGCCGCCCTGCCGGATAAGCAGCGACCCTGA
- the mnmD gene encoding tRNA (5-methylaminomethyl-2-thiouridine)(34)-methyltransferase MnmD, whose translation MSDPAAPSPASPLIWRDDGMPQSALYGDVYFSSADGLAETRAVFLTGCDLPHAWRGRDHFTVGELGFGTGLNIAALLDLWRQEKAPGQRLHLFSIEAHPITRGEAARALAVWPELGEAAQVLLNHWPGRARGFHRIDLPGFDATFDLAVMDVEEALAAWDGAADAWFLDGFSPALNPAMWREEILAAVAARSAPGARAATFTVAGAVRRGLAAAGFQVDKRPGFGRKKERLEAVMPGAPETPRRPRRLAVIGGGIAGAAMARAARAEGLEVQVFDADQAPASGNPAALVTPALDAGGGPRAALPAQAFARAMTLYADLPEAIIARGVLKLSVAPRDDERHAAVAAQDLFEPDTMAVLAADAATARLGEPVGTALNMAEALVVEPAKVIAAWRGPSTSAQAARLAGEDGVWRLFDVEDRRLAEVDAVVLAGGAGLPALWPAAPIRPVRGQATWTDHPAPPPTAFGGYAVPTRDGVLFGATHDRGEVETDARQADDARNLQALAKGLPGLATRLADAPLQGRAAVRATTADHLPLAGAVPAAPEGLFVLGGLGGRGFCLAPLLAEHLAARILTLPSPLPRALSALVEPSRFSSRPEPGAV comes from the coding sequence ATGAGCGATCCCGCCGCCCCTTCTCCCGCCTCCCCGCTGATCTGGCGCGACGACGGCATGCCCCAGTCGGCGCTGTACGGCGACGTCTACTTCTCCAGCGCCGACGGCCTGGCCGAGACCCGGGCGGTGTTCCTGACCGGCTGCGACCTGCCGCACGCCTGGCGTGGGCGCGACCACTTCACCGTCGGCGAGCTGGGCTTCGGCACCGGCCTGAACATCGCCGCCCTGCTGGACCTGTGGCGACAGGAGAAGGCGCCCGGCCAGCGCCTGCACCTCTTCTCGATCGAGGCCCACCCGATCACCCGTGGCGAGGCGGCCCGCGCCCTGGCCGTCTGGCCGGAGCTGGGCGAGGCGGCCCAAGTGCTGCTCAACCATTGGCCGGGCCGGGCGCGCGGCTTTCACCGTATCGACCTGCCCGGCTTCGACGCGACGTTCGACCTGGCCGTGATGGACGTCGAGGAGGCCCTGGCCGCCTGGGACGGCGCGGCCGACGCCTGGTTCCTGGACGGCTTCTCCCCCGCCCTGAACCCGGCCATGTGGCGCGAGGAAATCCTGGCCGCCGTGGCCGCGCGCAGCGCCCCTGGCGCGCGAGCCGCCACCTTCACCGTCGCGGGCGCGGTGCGACGCGGCCTGGCCGCCGCCGGCTTCCAGGTCGACAAGCGCCCGGGCTTCGGCCGCAAGAAGGAGCGGCTGGAGGCGGTCATGCCCGGCGCGCCCGAGACCCCGCGCCGTCCACGACGCCTGGCGGTGATCGGCGGCGGGATCGCCGGCGCCGCCATGGCCCGCGCCGCCCGCGCCGAGGGGCTGGAAGTCCAGGTGTTCGACGCGGACCAGGCTCCCGCTTCGGGCAACCCAGCCGCCCTGGTCACCCCCGCCCTGGACGCCGGCGGCGGCCCGCGCGCCGCCCTGCCCGCCCAAGCCTTCGCCCGCGCCATGACCCTCTATGCCGATCTGCCCGAGGCGATCATCGCGCGCGGCGTGCTGAAGCTGTCGGTCGCGCCGCGCGATGACGAACGCCACGCCGCCGTGGCCGCCCAGGACCTGTTCGAGCCGGACACGATGGCGGTGCTCGCCGCCGACGCCGCCACGGCCCGGCTGGGCGAACCGGTCGGGACCGCCCTGAACATGGCCGAGGCCCTGGTTGTAGAGCCGGCCAAGGTGATCGCGGCCTGGCGGGGACCGTCGACATCGGCCCAGGCCGCCCGGCTGGCGGGCGAGGACGGCGTCTGGCGGCTGTTCGACGTCGAAGATCGCCGGCTGGCCGAGGTGGACGCCGTGGTGCTGGCGGGCGGCGCCGGCCTGCCCGCGCTGTGGCCCGCCGCGCCGATCCGCCCCGTGCGCGGCCAGGCGACCTGGACCGACCATCCGGCGCCCCCGCCCACGGCCTTCGGCGGCTATGCGGTTCCCACGCGCGACGGCGTGCTGTTCGGCGCCACCCACGATCGCGGCGAGGTCGAGACCGACGCCCGCCAGGCCGACGACGCCCGCAATCTACAAGCCCTGGCCAAGGGCCTGCCAGGCCTGGCGACCCGACTAGCCGACGCCCCGCTGCAAGGCCGCGCCGCCGTGCGGGCGACGACCGCCGACCACCTGCCGCTGGCCGGAGCGGTTCCCGCCGCGCCGGAGGGGCTGTTCGTGCTGGGCGGCCTGGGCGGACGCGGCTTCTGCCTGGCGCCGTTGCTGGCCGAGCACCTGGCCGCGCGGATCCTCACCCTGCCCTCGCCCCTGCCCCGCGCCCTGTCGGCGCTGGTCGAGCCCTCGCGATTTTCATCGCGCCCCGAACCTGGAGCGGTATAA
- the motA gene encoding flagellar motor stator protein MotA: protein MFQIIGIVLLFGLVFGSFIMSGGKMDVIIEAAPHELMCILGAGIASFLISNSMTVIKATGGGFGKIFKGPKWKTSDYRDLLSLLFLLTKTMKSKGVIALESHIEKPNDSTIFQRYPKITHDHFAVDFICDTLRMMTMNLEDPHQVEDAMEKQLEKHHHEGLAPAHALQSLADALPALGIVAAVLGVIKTMGSITEPPAVLGAMIGGALVGTFLGVFLAYGLVAPFATRLTAVVDEEGAFYKIIQAVLVAHLHGNAAQISVEIGRGNVPSEAQPSFLELEEALQQIPNEV from the coding sequence ATGTTTCAGATCATCGGCATCGTTCTGCTGTTCGGCCTCGTGTTCGGCAGCTTCATCATGTCCGGCGGCAAGATGGACGTGATCATCGAGGCCGCCCCGCACGAGCTGATGTGTATTCTCGGCGCGGGCATCGCCTCGTTCCTGATCTCGAACTCGATGACGGTGATCAAGGCCACCGGCGGCGGCTTCGGCAAGATCTTCAAGGGTCCCAAGTGGAAGACCAGCGACTATCGCGACCTGCTGTCGCTGCTGTTCCTGCTGACCAAGACCATGAAGTCCAAGGGCGTCATCGCCCTGGAAAGCCACATCGAAAAGCCCAACGACAGCACGATCTTCCAGCGCTACCCGAAGATCACCCACGATCACTTCGCCGTCGACTTCATCTGCGACACGCTGCGGATGATGACCATGAACCTGGAGGACCCCCACCAGGTCGAGGACGCGATGGAGAAGCAGCTCGAAAAGCACCACCATGAAGGCCTGGCCCCGGCCCACGCCCTGCAGAGCCTGGCCGACGCCCTGCCCGCCCTGGGCATCGTCGCCGCCGTGCTCGGCGTCATCAAGACCATGGGCTCGATCACCGAGCCGCCGGCCGTGCTGGGCGCGATGATCGGCGGCGCCCTGGTCGGCACCTTCCTGGGCGTGTTCCTGGCCTATGGCCTGGTCGCCCCGTTCGCCACCCGCCTGACCGCCGTGGTCGACGAGGAGGGCGCGTTCTACAAGATCATCCAGGCCGTCCTGGTCGCCCACCTGCACGGCAACGCCGCCCAGATCTCAGTGGAAATCGGCCGCGGCAACGTGCCGAGCGAAGCCCAGCCCAGCTTCCTGGAGCTGGAAGAAGCTCTGCAGCAGATCCCGAACGAGGTCTGA
- a CDS encoding MFS transporter — protein sequence MTAASPDVPLDERAKGRAFAILFAVLLSSAAGNTALQTVLPAIGREVGIPDVLISSIFSLSALAWGVMSPVWARMSDKRGRKPMVILGMAGFAVSMLGFGFFILMGLKGLMVPLAVFAGAALSRAIFGLVGSASNPAAQAYVADRTAPADRTNALATMASASGLGTILGPAVAPFLVFPLLTLSGPMFSFALIAGVVLILVLRGLPETQDEIPDRVGAGKDKPRARVRWNDRRIMPFILYGFLLASAQTVNQQTLGFMVIDQLRISPAKAAAFAGIAMMGGAVASLLAQWGLIRMLRLVPRQLLWLGATCAGLGNLIVAFSPDYHTLVVGFALCSLGYGFARPGFTAGASLSVGHEEQGAVAGAISAINGASVIIAPVLGVALYKWAHPSPYLMNVAILAGLVAYALIDPVMRRVGDASAPREARDEAQVVDASSIDATGPH from the coding sequence ATGACCGCAGCCAGCCCGGACGTCCCATTGGACGAGCGCGCCAAAGGCCGGGCCTTCGCCATCCTGTTCGCCGTCCTGCTGTCCAGCGCCGCCGGCAACACCGCCCTGCAGACCGTGCTGCCGGCGATCGGCCGCGAGGTGGGCATTCCCGACGTGCTGATCAGCTCGATCTTCTCGCTGTCGGCCCTGGCCTGGGGGGTGATGTCGCCGGTCTGGGCGCGGATGTCCGACAAGCGCGGCCGCAAGCCGATGGTGATCCTGGGCATGGCCGGTTTCGCCGTGTCGATGCTGGGCTTTGGCTTCTTCATCCTGATGGGCTTGAAGGGCCTGATGGTTCCGCTGGCGGTGTTCGCCGGGGCGGCCCTGTCGCGGGCGATCTTCGGCCTGGTCGGCAGCGCCTCGAATCCGGCGGCCCAGGCCTATGTCGCCGACCGCACCGCGCCGGCCGACCGCACCAACGCCCTGGCGACCATGGCTTCGGCCAGCGGCCTGGGCACCATCCTGGGGCCGGCCGTCGCACCGTTCCTGGTGTTTCCGCTGCTGACCCTGTCGGGGCCGATGTTCTCGTTCGCCCTGATCGCCGGCGTCGTGCTGATCCTGGTCCTGCGCGGCCTGCCCGAAACCCAGGACGAGATCCCCGACCGCGTGGGCGCGGGCAAGGACAAGCCCCGGGCCCGGGTGCGCTGGAACGACCGGCGGATCATGCCCTTCATCCTCTACGGCTTCCTGCTGGCCAGCGCCCAGACGGTGAACCAGCAGACCCTGGGCTTCATGGTCATCGACCAGTTGCGGATCTCGCCGGCCAAGGCGGCGGCCTTCGCCGGGATCGCGATGATGGGCGGCGCGGTGGCCAGCCTGCTGGCCCAGTGGGGGCTGATCCGCATGCTGCGGCTGGTTCCGCGCCAGCTGCTGTGGCTGGGCGCGACCTGCGCGGGGCTAGGCAACCTGATCGTCGCCTTCTCGCCCGACTATCACACCCTGGTGGTCGGTTTCGCCCTGTGCAGCCTGGGCTACGGCTTCGCCCGGCCCGGCTTCACGGCCGGCGCCTCGCTGTCGGTGGGCCATGAGGAGCAGGGCGCGGTGGCCGGGGCGATCAGCGCCATCAACGGCGCCTCGGTGATCATCGCCCCGGTGCTGGGCGTGGCGCTCTACAAGTGGGCCCACCCGTCGCCCTATCTGATGAACGTCGCCATCCTGGCCGGCCTGGTCGCCTACGCCCTGATCGACCCGGTCATGCGCAGGGTCGGCGACGCGAGCGCCCCGCGCGAGGCTCGCGACGAGGCCCAGGTCGTGGACGCCAGCTCGATCGACGCGACGGGACCGCACTGA
- a CDS encoding SphA family protein, with protein MSLTPNIRSARRLAPSRLVRGVGASLVLALAAGAHQAQASEGGASLYLLGSGGPGNAVMPPLKGVFFDNEIYYYKGSASGGKQFTIGGNVVAGLDAKILADFATVLWVPTTDLHGVTVAFGAALPVGNADVDVDAVITGPRGNQLGGSAGDTATVIGDPIATAMLGWKTGDLHVQVSTMLNVPIGDYRKDELANLAFHRWAFDSSLALSWHDEKGGWDVSGKGGLTFNGENPYTDYKTGTEMHLEAAVEKTFSPKWSAGLQSYYFKQISADRGPGAKLGPFQGEVTGVGATAAYNFKIGHMPATLRARAFTEFNATNRMEGDSFWLGLTVPLSLKMPTAPPT; from the coding sequence ATGAGCCTAACGCCGAACATCCGATCCGCCCGCCGTCTCGCCCCTTCGCGCCTTGTCCGGGGTGTGGGCGCCAGCCTCGTCCTCGCCCTGGCGGCGGGCGCTCATCAGGCCCAGGCCTCCGAAGGCGGCGCCAGCCTCTACCTGCTCGGCTCGGGCGGTCCCGGCAACGCCGTCATGCCGCCGCTGAAGGGCGTCTTCTTCGACAACGAGATCTATTACTACAAGGGCAGCGCCAGCGGCGGGAAGCAGTTCACGATCGGCGGCAATGTCGTGGCCGGCCTGGACGCCAAGATCCTCGCCGACTTCGCCACCGTGCTGTGGGTGCCGACCACCGACCTGCACGGGGTGACGGTCGCCTTCGGCGCCGCCCTGCCGGTGGGCAACGCCGACGTCGATGTCGACGCCGTGATCACCGGGCCGCGCGGCAATCAGCTCGGCGGATCGGCCGGCGACACCGCCACCGTGATCGGCGACCCGATCGCCACCGCCATGCTGGGCTGGAAGACGGGCGACCTGCACGTCCAGGTCTCGACCATGCTCAACGTCCCGATCGGCGACTATCGCAAGGACGAGCTGGCCAACCTGGCCTTCCACCGCTGGGCGTTCGACTCGTCGCTGGCCTTGAGCTGGCACGACGAGAAGGGCGGCTGGGACGTCAGCGGCAAGGGCGGCCTGACCTTCAACGGCGAGAACCCCTATACCGACTACAAGACCGGGACCGAGATGCACCTGGAGGCGGCGGTCGAGAAGACCTTCTCGCCCAAATGGTCGGCGGGCCTGCAGAGCTATTACTTCAAGCAGATCAGCGCCGACCGCGGCCCGGGCGCCAAGCTGGGACCATTCCAGGGCGAGGTCACCGGCGTGGGCGCCACCGCGGCCTACAACTTCAAGATCGGCCACATGCCCGCCACCCTGCGGGCCCGGGCCTTCACCGAGTTCAACGCCACCAACCGGATGGAAGGCGACTCGTTCTGGCTGGGCCTGACCGTGCCGCTGAGCCTGAAGATGCCGACGGCGCCGCCCACCTAG